atttttggatCTTGACTGGTTTAGTagtattatttcaaaaaaaaaaattagtatttaattaattttgagaaaatgttcTAAGAGGCCAATGTAAGAATGACAAGTACCATATGAGATTTTGCCACTTTATTAGGCCAAGTAATTTgggttaaattttttatggatTTAGGAAGGCCCAAGAGATTGATTTATGGGTCCGGCTACTATGCCGCCCCAAACATACCACTGGGCGTACCgccagcattttttttttttcatttttcatttcacattttttaatcactttcttaattattaagtaaaaaaaaaatacatcaatacatttaaaatcactttcttaatcactaagtaaaaaaaaaaaaaaatttgcccaGTGGTCAATCGGGGCGGGTCAACCCCAGGCGGCAAAGGGGCTTTTTCCTTGATTTATTAAGGATCCAAACTTTTTGGGTAAAAAGGCTTGGGAGAGACACTAAGGCCTTATGCCCAACTTGATGGATATAAGACTTTGGGTCCTACTTGATAGATATAAGATTTTAGAGCTCTAATTCACTAAGGATGTGATGGTCTAAAGATAAGATGTTAAAAAACCTTAGGcccaatttgaaaaatataatattttaagccTTTCATGAATGATATTAGAAAATAGGCCCAATGAAAAGGACATAAGCCATTGGGCCTAACTTAGTAAGAATAAAGGATTTAGGCCCAACTTGAAAGACATAAGATTTTAGGCCTCACTTATTAGACATCGGACTATGGGCCTAATTTATTAGACCCAAGATATTAGGCCTAACTTAGTAAGCATAAGGCTATTGGGCCTAACTTAGTAACATTTAAGACTTTGGCCCAATGGAGGAAAGACCCAAATATTGAGACCAACCTAGTAGGCCTTTGAGGCCAAAGATAAGCCCCACAAATTTGGACATAACGTCCATATAATAACCCACTCCAAAGCCCACAACCAAGACTTGCACAATTGGCCCAACAAGTCCAACCCAAGAAGCTCAAAgccttatcttttatttcattctttcaaTTGGAGCTCATATACACCATACCATGGGTTTCCTTTAAACCCAAGATAAACCACATGCTCCTAAGATTTGCTCCCAACCATAGTTAAGTttttaacttgagttaagaagcACTACTCATCTCACACATGAATAGTAACCCACACCATGATTTTTGCATAGTTATCTTTAGATTATTTTTCTTCACATTTATGATTTGAAATCTTTggattttataattgttttgaatCAATCTTAGATACCCTTGAAGATTAGAATTAACCCAACCCATGTCAATCGGAACCAAGACGTGACAATGCCAACACAAACCACCAATAGGCTCCTTTGAAGCAAACCACGTGCACTTCATCAAACCAGCCCCTAacctagggctgagcaccgccGCAACCAGAGTCGGTATCTGggtcctccgactccgactccgactttgtcggaggccgagtccgacctccgactccggctCCGAAGGCTATATGCTCCGCTCCTCTCCGGCTCCGGCTCCGACTTGTTGGAGCGGAGTTGGGACGGAGTCGGTGAGACCGTGGGAGGGCAGTGGGTACCGTGCGATGACCCGGATCTCCGACGGCGTGGGGACTCGGGGCGACGGCCGACTGGGCACCTGAAAACAGAGCTTCAAAAACACGGCCAGAAATCAAATCAACAACCAAAAGGTCCAAAACCATAACagataaaatcataaaagagaaatcaaatattcaaaacaaCTAAAACAGATTTCAAAGTTTCAAACCCAAGAACGAAATCGAACGATTtctgttagagagagagagagagagagagagagagagagagagagagagagaggcgaccGGAGAAGCCGTCGGAGGCTCAAGTCTCAACTGGACAAAGGGTCTCTAAAGTCTAAAACAAAGACTCTCAGTTTGGTCCCAGAGTGCCATGGTGATGAGCGGCTGGAGGAGTTGATTGGAGAGAAGAAACTGAAACAGTTTTCAGTGAAACGTGGACTGGGTCTTCACCTTTTAGTGGTGGTCTCGCAAGTCCAAAGCTTTGGAGGGGGAAGTCGGTGCTCCACTTTAATGGAGGCCATGCATCTCAAAAACTTCTCCACACTTCAAGCACAAACAAAAGGATGTCATCCACTTCGAGGTCCATATACGTAAAGTGACTATCCAGTTCCACCTccacaagtttttatttttttaatcatatataatattcaatgaGTTGGGTTCAATCAATCTTACAGTGGTCGGCCTACTCCGACAGTGACATTGGGTTAGGTAAGGtctctgactctctctctccagctccactgatatttttttgtaattattgcATGAGATGTTAGTCCAGAGCAAACCTACTCCAGTACCCTTTAGTcacgtaaatattttaattataaaaaaaaaaaaaatcgtaaggATGCCAGCTAGCTGGCAGGGGATTTGGGGATTCGCGCTCGGGGAAATAAACTGCCAGActtcattttttaaagtaaatggcgccaaaacagagtccaacgacgccgtttggactctgttttggtatattcagtccttttttttttaactataaatcaaatattaattttgttttaataattaactatactatatataactatatatattattgtatataagtataactatatatattatataaatatagttaattagtaagttaatatataactatatatattatagtatataagtataactatatatatatattatataagtatagttaattagtaagttaatatataactatatatattattatatataagtataactatatatatattatataagtatagttaattagtaagttaatatataactatatatattatagtatataagtataactatatatatattatataagtatagttaattagtaagttaatatagtatatatattatatatactatataagttactatatatactatatattatataagcccttaatatatatagtataattatatatataatctataattatatataatataactatatattatatattaacttatagtaaactagtaatgtaaattgtaaaatataaaacaagctatagtaacttatatagtaactatatagtctatattaacttatattaaattagtaatataaaatataaaataagctatagtaacttatatagtaacttgtAGTacattagtaatgtaaattaactaaataagatatagtaacttatatagtaactatattattatatagtaacttatagtaaattagtaatgtcaattaactatataaggtatagtaacttatatagtaactatattattatatagtaacttatagtaaattagtaatgtcaattaactatataaggtatagtaacttatatagtaactatattattatatagtaacttatagtaaattagtaatgtcaattaactatataaggtatagttatataaaacatataaatatatatgattaatacataaaaaatacatattatagtaactatatactatataagcccttaatatatatagtatatatataactatatattatatattgacttatagtaaactagtaatgtaaaatataaaataagctatagtaacttatatagtaacagtaacttatatagtcggagtggaagtcggagtcggagtcggagtggaagtcggagtcggagtcggatgggaagtcggagtcggtgtgtcggagtcggatcggagcggagtcggagtcgggacacctccacctccgactccgactccgactctgaatTCCAAgggaaaaaaactccgactccgactccgattcgtcggagtcggagcggagccggagcggagtcggagccggagtcggattttcggatttctgctcagccctaccCTAACCCACGCCATTTCCatcatatttttagatataattgCACCATTCATACCTCACCACATCACTTAAGGACCAGACTTAGCATTGGGCAAAATGGCTCCAAGCAACCAAATCAAAATCCAACCATTACCTTAGGAAATATAGTTAGAACTAAACCAAATTGCCCTTAGTCTCTTCAAGAACTTTCTATACCTTCTTACCTCACTTACCCACGCCACCTCCCTTGTCTTTTTGTCCCTTGGAAGTGCTTCAAAACACTCAAGTCAAAGCTTACCCAATTACCTCCTCAAGGCAACCCAACTGATTGGCTCAAAGAAGGGCACTCACTTGAAATCACTTGGTTAAACCATCACCAATTTCGCCCCTTTCTTTTTCTGCCCAAGCATGATCACTTGGCAGCCACTCATATGTCTCTTCCTCACCTGAAAATGCCTTCAAATGATGGTCATAATACCCCCAAATCAAACCAAGAGAATGGGAAAAAATTATGACACTTTAGACCACTATTGAACTGAACCAAGTGATGTCACCCTTGGCATTTTGTATTCAAGCACTCCACCTCCCACCTCCATCACTCACATTCACTTCCTTGGAGCCAAAACCAACGTCCCCCTCCCCTCTGGAAGCTTATAAATACCTCCATCACTTCCTCATTTTTTCACACCTCTCATTCAAGCCTTCTCTTGAGTCTTGAGAGCATTTCTCCCCCTTAGTGAGCAATAGAGTGAAACCGAGCAAAGTTCTTGAGAGTTCTTGAATAAAGTTGTTTTGGAAGCTTTAAGGGCCACAATTTCTGTAAGTAATCTTACCCTATCTTTTGTTAAGTGTTATAATGacatgttatattttaatttatggcaTGGGAATGAGGTTTTGATTGATTTTAATTAAGGTTTAGCATACTAATGTCAAACCGGGTCAGATTtaatgttttgatgaaataaattaCTTTGGATTACATTTTTAGCCATGGTATGACTTTATATGCTTTTATATGATTCACTAATGTTTTGGAATGAATTTTGAAGGTTTCATTTCAAGGTTGGAAGCATGTCATGATAGGATTTATTTCtatcttgtgttgatcatcGAGCATGCATCGGTTTTAATTAGTTTATGCTTAACTTAcgaaattttgattattttacctAAGCTTAAATAATATGCATTTAGAGAATCCTTATGATTgggataaaaaatttaaattcatgatTTAACTAAGTTTTGAAACATCTTTGGGTTCAGAAAGCTAAAAACATCATGAATAtgctaaatgaaaaaaaaaaaaaaaaaaaaaaaaaaacccatattGATGTATGCCACGGGTTGATGAATTTTGGCATAGTTGTGATTTCATTTTTGAAAGCCTAAGGTCATATATGGACTTAGAACatataaaatatgagatttGTGAAGTTTGGTGAATTTTGGGATAAAAAAtgcaaacagtgaaaatttatgGCCTTAGTGGAATTTTGCCTAGTAAAGGGGCAATTTTGTAAATACTAATTTTTTGAACTCTTCGACTTTGAACATCTTCGTTAGAGGTTCAAATCCTAACTTAGCATAACTTTGATTACAGACGTTTCGATTCTCTAAACTCGAGAAgtttgtaagttagcttttgacttacttttagataatttatttatgatttttatataagcgccatatttattttataaatttcattttgagtATGAAACATCATATGATACATTAGATATTTGATTACTTGCTTACATGACATGTgaaattttcatcatttttagcATATTGCATATAACTATCATTTACACATGAAAGCTTGCTATATATGCACATGtcattaaatacatttttaagtatagtataaaaatgaattttttcatGATCCCAAAAGCTAGGATGAGGAATTATTCTAGTGGAACCTCtctatccactcctgagtgaatAAAAATAGAGTGGTAACCCCTGCATTGAAAAATCATGCATATCTTATTTCTATGTAAGTTGGTtgtttaacttattgagatttcaagtaaatctcactTTTGTAAACCCACAATCATTTCCTTTCTAGAATGATAGAAATTATATCAAAACCAGTAgataaagaacaagaaggaCCGTTGAATATAGATGGTTGAAGAGGAGTCAGACCTTGAGTGAAgactagatataattttaatgcTCATAAACATTGACTCTTCATACTTCAGAGCGTATGAAAATGGTTGATCTAATCATGGAACTTGGATtaagtattttgtattaaagAAATACTATCTTTAAGTCTGAACTTGTGATGATCATTAATGCTATTGAGATGTTTTAGTTCATTCTGGCATGAGTTATAACTAATCACTCTTATTCCCCCGCGATTATTACATACTACTAGTTGCATTTTAGGATATATTGTATATTAACTGTTATGAGCAGTGTATATAACATTGTGTTATATATCCCGACGTTTCAAGACTCCGTTACATCCCATGTagggaattgggggcgtcacaaccaCTTTACTAAATATTACATACCAATATTGCACTTAGGTTCAATTGTGTCAATTTGAATTCATTTCATACATAATTCATTCttaaaatctatttaattaaacaagTAAAATCTTTAGAACTTAAATccattgatttcatttttaagTTCACATGCTACCATAAAAGTTATCACTTTAAATCATGTCATATGCATCGTATCAAATCGAATTCGATCAAGATGAATGATAGTCAATCCTAACTGATCTatctaattaaataaatcaaattattcTAATCTAAGATGTTAATTGTGTTCTATATTAGACTCACAAAtcctacaataaaaaaaaatacacgttTATTAAAGTAAAAGAGAGATTAAAAAGGAGTACAGCAGCTCTTGTTTTCAATCAAATGAAAGGACAAGTATGAATGATACATGAGGCAAAAGCCACACCTAAGGTTGTTGGTTCTTCTTTATTCCACGTGCTTGGTGGGAAGGCTGGAGGGCACTCTTCGTGTCTGATATGTCCGGAAGATTAGGGATTGGAAATTAATTTGAAAGAGATAGAAATGAaaggaataataaataaataatgggaTTGGGGGGTGGGGCTTGTGAGGGAGATCTTTGGACTATTGAAGGACATTGGCGTGAGAGACAGCCCGACTTTAGCGGCCTTCCTCTTCTACAGGAGTTGTTCCAAACATACGCAGAGAGACAGACGCAGACATCCTCAACCTTTTACCAAAGATAGAAATTTAGAAACGCACCTAATGCACGTACAGcgagggaaaaggaaaaaagaaataaatacagAGAGTGTGTTTTTATTCGTGTCTGTGTTTTGTGTGTGATAGAAAAAGCATATATACACAGATAAACagcgggagagagagagagagagagagagagagagagtggccgTTGAAACGGTCACCTCCACCCTTCGTCTGGTTGGCGACCAACGTGATCAAGATCATTCCCCTTTCAACCCAATAGAAAATTCTACCCCTATACTTCCTAATTCTCTCCATTTTTTGGGGGAaaaggaaaacaagaaaaaacaaatcccagaaaatctaccattttttttccttcaaaccCCATTCCCCAAGCGGCGGTGTTTGTCTTGTGTAGAAGGTAATTCATTCCTTTCCTTCTCTACCCATTTCCTCATTTGTCCTAATTTTacgatttttcttttgtttttttgagctATAAAGCTATCTGGCTTTTCGGAGAGTTTTTGTATTCAAAGAGCTAGATTTATTGTTATActacagcacacatgcagcacaATCTATTCACCACAATGCGTAGTTTGAAGATCATGGATGGGTGTAAAGGCACTCAGGTCTACGCTTTTAACCCATCCGGGCCTAACACTGGTGGTGGTGGCGGCGGTGGCGTGGGCGACAAGCTTTTAAACCACCTCCAGGATCATCTCAGGGTCAATTCGATTCGATCCAAATTGAATCGGGGTTTTCAAGCTCCTCCTAACACAGCCCCGAATGTTGTACCTGAGAATCTTCTACCGCACGGACTCCCCAAGACCGATCTCCTTGAGCCCCGGATTGAACCGTGCCTTAAATCTGTTGATTTCGCCGAAACCTTAGCTGATGTGTATCGCAGGATTGAGAATTGTTCTCAATTTGAGAAATATAAGGTGTATCTTGAACAATGTGTGATTTTCCGGGGGCTATCCGATCCCAAATTGTTCCGGCGGAGCCTTAGGTCCGCAAGACAGCATGCTGTTGATGTGCATATGAAAGTTGTCCTCGCCGCATGGTTGCGGTTTGAGAGGAGAGAGGATGAGCTTATTGGATATTCAGCAATGGATTGTTGTGGACGGAATCTTGAGTGTCCTAAGGCTAGTTTGGTATCCGGGTACGACCCTGAATCAATATATGATTCTTGTTCATGTTCTCGGACCCCTAGGGAGGAAGTTGATGATGAAATCTTAATGGGGCATGAGGAATGTTCGACTTCGGAGGAGGATGGTGATATGTCTTTTTGCATTGGGGATGAAGAAATTAGGTGTGTACGATACAATATTGCGATGCTTTCAAGACCGTTTAAAGCAATGTTGTATGGTGGCTTCAAGGAGTCACGATGGGAGAAAATAAACTTTTCGCAGAATGGGATTTCTGCAGAGGGAATGAGAGCAGTGGTGATATTTAGCAGGATAAAAAGAGTAGGTTCTTTTGATCCACATACCGTGTTGGAGCTACTCTCTTTGGCAAACAAGTTTTGTTGCGAGGAGATGAAGTCCGCTTGTGATGCTCATTTAGCATCTCTGATCTGTGACATGGAGGACGCAATGTTGCTAATTGAGTATGGGTTGGAGGAAACTGCATATCTTCTAGTGGCAGCTTGCTTGCAGGTGTTCTTGAGAGAGCTCCCAAGTTCCATCCACACTCCCAATGTGATGAGAATTTTTTGTAGTTCAGAGGCTAGGGAAAGATTGGCTATGGTTGGGCATGCTTCTTTTGCTTTGTACTATTTCTTGAGCCAGATTGCCTTGGATGAAGACATGAAATCAAACACTACAGTGATGCTGCTGGAGAGGTTGCAGGAGTGTGCAGTTGAAGGTTGGCAGAAGCAACTTGCATCTCACCAGTTGGGTGTTGTCATGCTTGAGAGGAAAGAATATAAAGATGCACAGAATTGGTTTGAAGCTGCAGTTGAGGTGGGCCATGTTTATTCATTAGTGGGCGTTGCAAGGGCCAAGTTTAAGCGTGGGCATAAGTATTCAGCATACAAGCAGATGAATTCTCTCATTTCAGATTATACCCCAGCTGGCTGGATGTATCAGGAGCGATCTATATATTGTTGTGGGAAGGAGAAGATGACAGATTTGAAAACTGCAACTGATTTGGATCCAACTCTCTCTTATCCATACAAGTACCGAGCTGTTTCGCTAGTGGAGGAGAACCAGCTTGGGGCAGCAAtatcagaaattaataaaataattggatTCAAAGTTTCACCCGACTGCCTTGAACTGCGTGCATGGTTTTCCATTGTTCTAGAAGATTACGAAGGAGCTCTAAGAGATGTCCGGGCACTATTGACGTTGGACCCAAATTATATGATGTTTGATGGGAAAATGCATGGAGACTACTTAGTTGAGCTCCTCCGCCCTCATGTTCAGCAGTGGAGTCAGGCTGATTGTTGGATGCAATTGTATGATCGATGGTCCTCTGTTGATGATATTGGATCTCTAGCTGTTGTACACCATATGTTGGCAAATGACCCAGGGAAGAGTCTCCTACGCTTTCGTCAGTCTCTTCTTCTGTTACGGTATGAATTAAAACAATGATAATTTTTCAAAGCTCTGTGACTTTATTAATGAAAAGCCTCACTTATGGTGGCGGAAACCCTTGTTAGAGACGAATAAACTATTCCAAAACAATGGTAGATCGCTGCTTAACAGTGTTGTCAGTGTAGTAGTTTTTTCTAGCCACTGTCTTGCTTGAGCTCTGAGTAGTTAACTCATTTTATGATGTTTTGTTCGATCATTAACTTTGTGCCTTATTAATTCCATCCATTTGCTACGGAGCTCTACTTGCTGACAATAACGTCTTGCCATTCCCAGAGATTTTGGTTTCAAAATTGATTAAATAGGAGCTTTATCTGTCCCCACTGTTTGTTGATTGGGACTCTTAAGGCTTCTTCTAATCCTAGTTATATTATAGTTTGAGTCAATTTAATGAGCTTTATGCTACTGTATTCATTAAAGTGAATATGGTGTAACTGACATCATCACTGAAGTGAACTAGCCATCAAACTTATGACCATTAagggaaaatgatttattagtATGTTCATAAATGAACAAGTATTTGCTGACAaagaattttttctttgatgGTTTGGTGAATGATTTTCGCATCAGAAGTCACCTTGATAAGCTTctataattgataaaaaaaatgatcc
This genomic interval from Carya illinoinensis cultivar Pawnee chromosome 10, C.illinoinensisPawnee_v1, whole genome shotgun sequence contains the following:
- the LOC122279018 gene encoding ethylene-overproduction protein 1-like, yielding MQHNLFTTMRSLKIMDGCKGTQVYAFNPSGPNTGGGGGGGVGDKLLNHLQDHLRVNSIRSKLNRGFQAPPNTAPNVVPENLLPHGLPKTDLLEPRIEPCLKSVDFAETLADVYRRIENCSQFEKYKVYLEQCVIFRGLSDPKLFRRSLRSARQHAVDVHMKVVLAAWLRFERREDELIGYSAMDCCGRNLECPKASLVSGYDPESIYDSCSCSRTPREEVDDEILMGHEECSTSEEDGDMSFCIGDEEIRCVRYNIAMLSRPFKAMLYGGFKESRWEKINFSQNGISAEGMRAVVIFSRIKRVGSFDPHTVLELLSLANKFCCEEMKSACDAHLASLICDMEDAMLLIEYGLEETAYLLVAACLQVFLRELPSSIHTPNVMRIFCSSEARERLAMVGHASFALYYFLSQIALDEDMKSNTTVMLLERLQECAVEGWQKQLASHQLGVVMLERKEYKDAQNWFEAAVEVGHVYSLVGVARAKFKRGHKYSAYKQMNSLISDYTPAGWMYQERSIYCCGKEKMTDLKTATDLDPTLSYPYKYRAVSLVEENQLGAAISEINKIIGFKVSPDCLELRAWFSIVLEDYEGALRDVRALLTLDPNYMMFDGKMHGDYLVELLRPHVQQWSQADCWMQLYDRWSSVDDIGSLAVVHHMLANDPGKSLLRFRQSLLLLRLNCQKAAMRSLRLARNYSTSEHERLVYEGWIFYDTGHREEALARAEESISVQRSFEAFFLKAYALADSSLNLESSMYVIQLLEEALRCPSDGLRKGQALNNLGSVYVDCDKLDLAADCYTSALNIKHTRAHQGLARVYHLKNQRKAAYDEMTRLIDKAQNNASAYEKRSEYCDRDMAKSDLIIATQLDPLRTYPYRYRAAVLMDDHKENEAIAELTRAIAFKLDVQLLHLRAAFHESMGDYISTTRDCEAALCLDPSHADTLELYKKPREQINEQQK